A part of Mustela erminea isolate mMusErm1 chromosome 9, mMusErm1.Pri, whole genome shotgun sequence genomic DNA contains:
- the LOC116600093 gene encoding olfactory receptor 4P4-like, whose translation MGHENITEFILLGLFSDEDAKVTCFVVFSLCYIVILSGNLFILLTIRGSRLREQPMYFFLSYLSFMDVCFTSTVAPRLITDLLAEQNTISYDSCMAQMFYAHFFGATEMFILVAMAYDRYAAICRPLHYMVIMNRQVCYVLLMASILGAFLHSILQVLIIIDLPFCGPNEIDHYLCDIFPLLKLACTDTSLLVIVVITTTGMISVVTFVALVISYIIILSTLRTRSSQSCRKALSTCSSHITVVFLFFLPLIFTYVPTADSVSNDKVFALFYTMFAPMFNPFIYTLRNTDMKNAMRKMWCRDTRFEGK comes from the coding sequence ATGGGACACGAAAACATCACAGAATTTATCCTCTTGGGACTTTTTAGTGATGAGGATGCAAAGGTCACCTGCTTTGTGGTATTCTCACTTTGCTACATTGTGATTCTGTCAGGAAACCTGTTCATTCTTCTCACCATCAGAGGCAGCCGCCTTCGTGAACAGcccatgtactttttcctgaGCTACCTGTCATTCATGGACGTCTGCTTCACTTCCACAGTGGCTCCCAGACTGATCACAGACCTATTGGCTGAGCAGAACACCATCTCCTACGACAGCTGCATGGCCCAGATGTTTTATGCCCACTTCTTTGGTGCCACTGAGATGTTCATCTTGGTGGCCATGGCCTATGACCGTTATGCAGCTATCTGCAGACCCCTTCACTATATGGTCATCATGAACAGACAAGTATGCTATGTCCTTTTGATGGCCTCGATTCTTGGGGCATTTCTCCATTCAATCCTACAGGTATTGATTATTATTGATCTTCCCTTCTGTGGCCCCAATGAGATAGACCACTATTTATGTGATATTTTCCCTCTGCTGAAGCTGGCTTGCACGGACACTAGTCTGTTGGTTATTGTGGTCATTACCACCACAGGAATGATATCCGTTGTGACCTTTGTTGCCTTGGTAATTTCTTACATCATCATCCTGTCCACCCTGAGGACACGCTCATCCCAGAGCTGCCGCAAAGCTCTCTCCACCTGCAGCTCACACATCACTGTTGTGTTCTTGTTCTTCCTGCCCCTCATCTTCACGTATGTCCCCACAGCTGATTCTGTCAGTAACGACAAAGTTTTTGCCCTATTTTACACCATGTTTGCTCCCATGTTCAACCCTTTCATCTACACGCTGAGAAACACAGACATGAAGAATGCCATGAGGAAAATGTGGTGCCGAGACACACGGTTTGAAGGGAAATGA